Proteins found in one Cyanobacteria bacterium GSL.Bin1 genomic segment:
- a CDS encoding Hsp20 family protein yields MELNEAGNNLELKAQVPGINPDDLDVAVNSDSVTISGEYRYEDNRQNSYRSEFQQDQVQADYTDGILTLHLPKVEQAANQKVKINTSTTLGVEAERSRSLNLGGQSQQAISGSSGQS; encoded by the coding sequence ATTGAACTCAATGAGGCAGGCAATAATTTAGAATTGAAAGCCCAAGTCCCAGGCATCAACCCTGATGATTTAGATGTGGCGGTAAACAGTGATTCTGTAACCATCAGTGGTGAATATCGCTACGAAGATAATAGACAAAACAGCTACCGCTCCGAATTCCAACAAGACCAAGTACAGGCTGATTACACCGATGGCATTCTGACGCTGCACTTACCGAAAGTGGAACAAGCAGCCAATCAGAAAGTGAAAATCAACACCTCGACTACGCTCGGTGTTGAGGCTGAGCGAAGCCGAAGCCTCAACCTTGGTGGTCAGTCCCAACAAGCTATTTCGGGTTCTAGCGGACAGTCCTAG
- a CDS encoding SDR family NAD(P)-dependent oxidoreductase, with amino-acid sequence MSFVGNINHANALVTGASGGIGLEFVKQLLQDGNLAQIYATYRCRESAEELIAIAQDYPNRLICLPMDVTEEGQIADVAAKMHSAINKLHLTINCIGFLHEGEIRPEKGLRQVESESLLRYFQVNSIGGVLLAKHLLPLFRHDERSVFASISAKIGSIGDNDLGGWYGYRASKAALNMLMRTVSIEYERKSPQTIVVTLHPGTTDTRLSQPFQRHVPAEQLFPAERTAAQLLGIIQNLEVRDSGQFFNWDGSRLPW; translated from the coding sequence ATGTCCTTTGTCGGCAATATCAATCATGCCAATGCTCTCGTTACCGGTGCAAGTGGGGGAATTGGATTGGAATTTGTCAAACAACTCCTCCAAGACGGCAATCTTGCCCAAATTTACGCGACCTACCGCTGTCGGGAGTCTGCGGAGGAACTAATCGCGATCGCGCAAGACTATCCCAACCGCCTGATCTGCCTTCCGATGGATGTAACCGAAGAAGGGCAAATCGCTGATGTTGCCGCCAAAATGCACTCGGCAATCAACAAACTCCACCTTACGATTAACTGCATCGGGTTTCTTCACGAGGGGGAAATTCGCCCGGAAAAAGGCTTGCGGCAGGTGGAATCGGAATCATTGTTACGCTACTTTCAGGTCAACAGCATTGGCGGCGTTTTATTAGCGAAACACCTATTGCCTCTATTTCGCCACGACGAGCGCAGCGTTTTTGCTAGCATCTCCGCCAAAATCGGCAGTATTGGCGATAACGATTTGGGTGGATGGTACGGCTATCGCGCCTCGAAAGCAGCCCTCAACATGCTGATGCGGACGGTCTCCATTGAGTATGAACGAAAAAGCCCGCAAACTATTGTCGTCACTTTACATCCTGGAACCACTGACACCCGCCTTTCCCAACCCTTTCAGCGCCACGTCCCTGCCGAACAATTGTTTCCTGCCGAGCGAACGGCAGCCCAATTGCTTGGTATCATCCAAAATCTAGAAGTAAGGGATAGCGGGCAATTTTTCAACTGGGATGGTAGCCGGCTTCCTTGGTAG